The Aquitalea magnusonii region ATGCACCGGCCATGGCATGCCAGACTCAGCGCCGGGCAATCAGCACAATCCCCACCCCCACCAGCAGCATGCCGGCCAGCTCGCGCGCCAATGGCCATTCCCCCAGTTGCAGCGCGGCCATGGCCACCGCCAGCAGCGGTATCACCAGCGCATTGAAGCTGAGCGTGCTGGCAGGCAAACGCTTGAGCAGCCACAACCAGACCAGCCAGCCCACCGCGCTGGACAACACCCCGGCATACAAGAGGCCCAGCACAAAAGCGCCGGACCAATGAATATGGGCAAAATCCGCCCACGGCCACAGGGCCAGAATCGGCAGCAAGCCAATCAAGGCCTGCCAGGCCGAAAAATTCAGGCTGTCGAGCTGGCCACAGCGCGTGGCCCGCTTGCTCAGCACCGAACCCAAAGCCCAGAAGAAACCGGCCAGCACCGCCAGCAACATGGGCAGCACCCCGCCGCGCCACTGCCAGGGCGCCACAATCAGCATCAACCCGCCAAAGCCGGCCAGCAACGCCTGCCGGCTGCGACGGCCAAACGGTTCGGCCAGCAACCAGCGCGATAACAACGCCACCCAGAACGGCATGGTGAACACCAGCACCGAAGTCCGCCCGGCCGCCCCCGCCACCAGCGCCAGGGTAATGGACAGGCTGTACAAACAGGTGGTGCTCAAGCCCACTTGCGCCGCCTGCGCCAGGCGCTGCAGCCGGATGGCACGGCCACGCGCCAGCAGCACGCCAAACAGGGTCAGGCTGCCCAGCGTGGTACGCAGGATCAGATGGGTAATCGGCGTGGTGGCCTGCAAGGTCTGCTTCATCACCACATAGTTGTAAGCCCACAGCGTCACCAGCGCGGCAAACAGCAGCATGGGCAGCCAGCGCGCTGACGCGGCGGTGCGGGACAGAAAGGGGTTGAGGGGGGTACTGGCAGCCGACATGGTACATCTCCTGAAGATGCAGCCAGTGTAGGCAGCCCTCATGCTTGCAGCGCTGCGTTTTACTGCGCGAGAATGCACGCAAACTGAAGTTTTCAGAAAATTAATGCAGGATTTCTGATATGGCGAATGAAATGGTGCTGGATAGCTACGACCGTAAACTGCTGGCCCTGCTGCAGGACGATGCCCGCCGCACCCACGATGAGCTGGCCGAAGCGGTCAGCCTGTCGCCCACCGCCGTCACCCGGCGGCTCAAACGGCTGCGCAGCGAGGGCATCATCCGCCGCGAAGTGGCGCTGGTAGACCCGGCAGTACTGGGACGGCCACTGCGGCTGGTGGTAAACGTGATTCTGGAGCGCGAACGCATTGCGCTGGTGGATGCCTTCAAGCAGGCCATCCGCGCCGCGCCGGAAGTCGTGGAGTGCTACCACGTGACCGGGCGACCGGACTTTGTGCTGGTGGTGCTGGTGCGCGACATGGGCGATTACGAGCGCTTTTGCCGCGAACACATCATGAGCAATGACAATGTGCGCGAGTTTGAATCGCTGGTGGTGATGGAAACCACCAAGTACAGCACCGCGATACCGCAGGACATGGCAGGCGACGGCGGCTGAAGCCCGGACCCGCCCGGTTAAATCAGCCCTCGTGCAGCAAGGCGTGCTGGATCTCCGACAGCGCCTGCGGCACGCGCATGAAATTGAGCGGCATGCCCAGCCGCCGCGCCATGTGCGAAGACGAGAACATGCCACACAACTGGTAATGGCCGGTGTTCAGGTCCAGCTCGGCCACCAGCGCATGCTGACGTCCCTGCTGCTTGAGCGTGGCCACCATGTGGCCGACAGTGGCGTGCTGCACATCGGCCAGCGACAGCATTTCCAGCTCGCTGCGCGGGGTCATCACATCACGCACCAGCACTTCGCTGTGACGCTTGCCATGCTCCAGCATGCACTGCACCGGGCGCTCCCCCAGGATGTCCGAGGCGGTAATCAGGCCCACCAGCCTGCTTTCGTCGTCCTGAACAAACAGCAGGCGAATGCCACGGCTGATCATCAGATTATGGGCGTGACGCAAAATCTCATCCTCACCAATGCTGACCGGGTCGATGATGCGCAGATCGGTCATTACCTCCAGTGCCGGACTCTTCAGATTGATGGGCCGCTGTGGGCGCTGGTCCAGATGAACCAGATCGGTATGTTTTGGCATGGCCATGGATGGCAGCGCTTGAAATGTGGTTTCCATGTGACTCTCCAGCTGGATCGATGTTGTTGTCTGGCTAGGCGGCAAGGCCTGGTCACAGTGGCGCGGCAGGCAGGCTGACACGTCGCTGACGGACTGAACCGTGGCTGTCTCCCCCACCCCGGTCCAGATTTCATTCTAGGCAGGATTTTTCAGATGCAAGGCCGCCGTTGCGCCCAAGCTGCAAATTTGTGTTGCGGCGCTGCGGGCATGCGCGGGGAAGTAAAACTTTCGGCTGACAGTGCGGCAAGCAGATGCTGCCAAACCCAAACCGCCGCTCGGGCCGGTTCAGATTATTGACTCGCCCCACTCGCTTTCAGCAAACAAAGCGAAGCGCCCGTACCGGGTAAGGGTGGAGGGATAGGGAATAGATGGGAAGGCGGCGGAAGAAACAGCTTAATCGACAGGCCCGGCTTTGCCGGGCCCGGTGCAATCGCACCACATCACGTTGTCAGCCGCCTGAACCGCCCCTCGGGGCGGTTGGCATGCGCGGCACCACACGCGGCCAGGCTTACATCTGCATGATGGCTTCCAGCTCTTCCACGGTTTTGGGAATCGGTTCGCCCAGCACCCGGCTGCCGGTTTCCGTCACCAGCACATTGTCTTCAATGCGGATGCCGCCAAACCCGCTCATGTCGGCAAAGCGCGCGTAGTTGATGTACTGGCTGTGCCGGCCCTCGGCCTGCCAGGCGGCAATCAGTGCCGGAATGAAATAAATGCCCGGCTCCACCGTCAGCACCATGCCGGCTTTCAATGCCTTGCCCAGCCGCAGATAAGCCAGGCCGAACAGCGGGCTGCGCTGCACGCTGTCGTCATAGCCCACCAGCTCCTCGCCCAGCCCTTCCATATCATGCACGTCCATGCCGATCTGATGCCCCAGGCCGTGCGGGAAGGCAATGGCATAAGCACCCGATTCGACAATCTCCTCCACCGGGCCATGGAAGAAGCCCAGCGCACGCATACCCTCCACCATCACCGCTGCGGCCAGCTTGTGTACATCCAGGTAGCGCACGCCCGGCTTGATGGCGGCAATGGCCTGCAACTGCATGTCCAGCACAATGTTGTACAACTCGCGCTGTTGCTGGTTGAAACGCCCGCCCACCGGGAAGGTGCGGGTGATATCGCTGGCATAGCCGCCGCCCGAGCTACAGCCGGTATCGTTCAATACCAGATCGCCCTTTTGCAGCACATTGTCGTGGGCATGGTTGTGCAGCACCTCGCCCCGGCGCGAGAAAATGGAAGGATAAGCCAACTGCCAGTCGTGACGGCGCATGATGCCTTCCATGATGCCCACCACCTGATGCTCCACCACGCCCGGACGCGAAGCCTGCATCGCTGCCACGTGCATGGCTCCGGTCACCGCCAGCGCGGCTTCCATTTGCGCCACCTCTTCCGCGCTCTTAATTTCACGCAGCGCCACCACCGCACGGGTCAGCGCAGGGGAAAACCCAGCCGCCACCTCGGCCGGATGCACAGCCAGCAGGCGGCCCAGCTCCAGCTTGGTCTCGCCACGGTAGGGGGCCAGATAATGCACAGTGCGCCCGGCGGCACGGGCTGCGGCCACGGCCTGCTCCAGCGCGGCATAAGGCTGGCTGTGGCTGATGCCGGCAGTGGCAGCACGCTCGGCCAGCGTGGGCTGCGGCCCGGTCCACACAATGTCGGCCACCTCCGGCTCACTACCGAACAAGGTGGTAGTGCCTGCGGCAGTGTCGATCAGAGCCGCCATGCCCGGCTGGTTCTGGCCAAAGAAGTAGCGGAAGCTGGAATCCTGCACAAAGGGAAAGATGTTGTCGTGGTAGTTCATCGGCGAATCCACATTGCCGACAAACAATAACAGGCTGTCCGGCATGGACTGCTGCAGCGCACTACGGCGCTGCTGATAGGTAGCAGCAGAAAACATCACTTACCCTCCTTTATCTGGCCATACCATCAGCGCAAGTGCCGGCTAGCTGGCATTTTATGGCGGAAAATCGCACAAACTGCGGATTGTATACAGAACAGACACTGTACACGGCCAGCCTGAACATGACCAGTGCAGTCACGCTTCTTCCCATGCCCGTGCAGTGAACAGCACAAAAATCACAGCATCATTGCCAACAGTTGGCCTGTCACTACCGATATTTGTGCAATATCCAAAATTTAATAAGAATTTTCTTATTGAATTAACACAAATGGCGATGATAATTTCATTAAAATTAAAATATTGTCATAATTTGGTTATAAAACACGCATGCTAGTTTATATCCCTAGCTAGATAGTGGCCCCAGATCAAACAAAGGGGCAAGTTAATAACTTTGCTATCACCAATGCAACATGTAGCGTCCAGTTTACCCATGATCAGCAGCAAGTCCTTGCCAAAAACCAACAGCACCAGTGGTGCAGACACCATTTTGGTTAACCGTTAATTGTCCAAGTCAAAATGCATTGGCAATTACCTTTACTGATGATAACAATATCACTCAAACGGGTTGCACTAACCCCGGAAAACAATTCTACAGCCAAAGGCATCGGCATGCTGTTACGCTACCTTAGCTGCCTTCATTTTCTTTAGTGCTGACTCTGTAGTTGCAGTTAACATCAGCCAGATCAAACTGGCCTCTGTTACCGACTAACAAACCAAGCCATTCAGCGTGGCATAGTCTCAACAATATCATTTCTCAAAAATGAATAATAATTTCCACGACAATAGTGACAAATATTTATTACTGTTAAGCATGCTTAATTTAAATAATCTATTATTATACTTAATTGACCAGTACTTCAGCGTGAGGATGACTTTCCATTGTAACGACGGCATTGAGGACATACAAAATGAATATTACTTATCTCGTAAAAACCTGTAGCATTAGCATACTCATACGCCCATTCAAACTGGCAGTAGTTTTTCATGCTCTTGTAAAGAAAAAAATTTATTCTACACACCTGATAATATTACTTACTTTCTTGTATGCTGCACCTGCATTTGCTTCTTGCAGCCCCTCCATGAATATTAAAACATCCATTCCTAATATCGCTCTCAATTTAAACAGCATTCCCGTCAACGGACAAATTGGAAGCGAATTCACCTCAGATACCAATATCGCAGTCAGTTGCAATGCAAGCGACGCGGTAAGAAGATTTAATCTTTGGACCGCACCCAATACTGCCGTTACCTCAGTAAATGGAATAAATATATACAAAACAAACAATCCAGGCATTGGTTTCGCATTTGGGTTTGAGCCAACTAATTTCTGCACATCCGTCGGTACAGTATGGATGACTGGCAGTTTCAGCAATCTAGCCAAGCCGGTTTGCGATGATAGCCTATATCTTAATAAGGATTATAATTATATGGGTAGATTTCATTATATTTTATATAAAATAAGCCCAACCATCACCAATGGTCCCACATCTTTGCCAAGGCCTAATTATGGCCTTTTCACAGAATATACCAATGCAACCAATGGACAAGGTGGATATTTCATGTCATCCCCCAGTTCGCCATCATTTTCGGTTACTGCAAGCACATGCAAACTACTAAGTTCCAGCATCCGTGATATTAAGCTTCCCACCATATCTATTACTTCCTTACCCAGCCGAGGTAGTCGGGCTGGTAATACTAATTTTAATATCATTGTCAACTGCCCCAGTCTTACCAATCTTAACATCACCTTCACCGATAATAATAATCGCAACAATACCGGTACGATGCTGACCCCAACTTTGTCATCCATCGCCCAGGGCGTGCGTATTCAATTACAATACAACGGTAATATCATCAAATTTGGCCCAGACTCTGCCGAGCCCGGCACTACGGGACAGATTGTGCTGAATTCCAATCTTGCCGGCACGCAAACTTTCCCGTTTACCGCATCGTATATTCGTACCGGAGCGTCCCTCAAGCCAGGCTCTTTGACATCCGCTGCCACCTTTACCCTGTCCTACCAATAAAAAAAGGCCGCTTGCACATGCAGGCGGCCATTGCTTTGTCTGGCACAATTTTCAGTTTTTACCCTGTATCACCGGCTTACTGGCCAGCGTGCTTTCGGAGCGCGCCTTCAAGAGCCAGCTTGTGCTGCCACCGGCCAGCACCGCCGTGCCCGGCGGGGTCTGGTCAAAGAAATAAGCAAAGCGGGAATCCTGCACAGAGGCAAAAGATGCTGTCGCGGAAGTTCATCCGTATATCCACATTGCCGACAAACAACAACAGTCTTTCCGGCATGGACTGCTGCAGCACGCTACGGTGCTGTTGGCAGGTGTCCGCAGAAAACATCGCTCATACTTCTTTACCCGGCTACTCCATCAATACAAGCACCATGCCACATGGCAGTTTATTGCGTGCGATATCGCAAATTTCTCACTCCATACCAAATTAGCCACTACTCTGGTGCATTAACCACTAGTCAATTTGCGACAATCAAGAATTGTCCAATATTTTTCAGGAAAAATCACCGACTTTGCATAATTCAATCTAACTAAAATTAAAAAATTCAACCCGCCTTGGCAAAATCAAATAAAACACGCTGACAAGCCCCCTTGCCCCATCAATGAAATCACAATATTTCACATTAAACACAATTAAAAGGAAACCATATGAAGCATTCTATATGCCGCTCCGTCGGTATAGTTTTGCTACGTAACACAAATTATCTTTTTATATTAATTACGATGTCTATTTTTATTGCACAAACAGCTTATGCCACCTGTACAGGAGGTGAAGTCATCATTCGTATTCCGGACCTTAATTTCAATGTAAACAATATTCCACTGAAAGGTAAGATTGGCAGTGAAATCATTACGCCAGAGCAATCACTAGGCTCGTGCAAGGCCACCGGCACCGAAAACCCTGGCCTTGCATATCGAACAGTAGCTGATCAAGGGATCAGCTCAAGCGTGATCATGGGAAAGAATATTTATACAACCAGCGTTCCTGGCATTGGCTACACGATTGGATTAGAACCCACTAACTTTTGCTTGGGAAATGGAATTTATTGGGTTCCCTTTGTCACCTGCAAAATACCTGTCAGCGGTAAAAATACTATGTCATTCAATGCCAAACTCCATTTCCAGCTTTACCGGATTGGCACCATCAGCAATGCCACCAACATAACCATTTTCAGAAATAATTTTGGATTAAGAGAATATAATGAATGGGATACCACTATGACACTCGTACTTACCTACCAGTCATCCTATCCATTTAATATGACTGTCAACACCTGCAGCTTACAATCAGCCAGCATTAGCAATATCAATCTTCCAAAGATATACAGCAATGCCTTGCCCAGCATCAATAGTCGTGCAGGCAGCACGCCATTCAGCCTGACGATTAATTGCCCGAACAATACCAATCTGAACATTACCTTTACCGACAATAACAAAATTGGCCAAACTACAAATGTTCTAACTCCGGACGCTACCTCCATCGCTGAAGGCGTGGGCATTCAATTGCAATACAACGGTAAAATCATCAGCTTTGGCCCTGACTCTGCCGAGCCCGGCGCTACTGGACAGATTATGCTGAACTCCAACCTTGCTGGCACGCAAACCTTCCCGTTTACCGCATCGTATATTCGTACCGGTGCGTTGAAGGCAGGTTCTTTGAAATCCACCGCCACCTTCACCCTGTCCTACCAATAAAAATGGCCGCTTGCCCATGCAGGCGGCCATTTTTTTTCTGACTCAACGCTCAGTTTTTTCCCTGCATCACCGGCTTGCTGGCCGGCGTGCTTTTGGGGCGCGCCTTCAAGAGCCAGCTTACGCTGCCCCCGGCCAACACCGCCCACAGCGGTGAACCCAGCCCGGCGATGGTGACACCCGATGCAGCCACCACAAAGGTGAGCAAGGCGGCTTCGCGGTGGCCTTCGTCCATCAAGGCGGCGGTAAGCGATGAGGCCAGTGTGCCGAACAGCGCCAGTCCGGCGGCAGTCACCACCAGCGCCTTGGGCAGCAGCAGCACCAGGCCGGCCAGTGCGCCACCGGCAATGCCCAGCACGATGTAGAGCGCACCGCACACCAGTCCGGCCATATAGCGGCGTTGCGGGTCCGGGTGGGCTTCCGGCCCGGTGCAGATGGCGGCGATGATGGCCGCCAGCGTCACGCCATGCCCGCCCAGCGGGGCGGTGATGACCGAGGCCAGCCCCAGCACGGTAACGGGCGAACGGGCCGGAATGTGATAACCGGAAGCAGACAGCACCGCCATGCCGGGCAGAAACTGGCTGGTGAGCGCCAGCAGTGCCAGCGGCAAGGCCAGGTTGACGAAGGCCGTCCACGACCACTGCGGCATGGTGAACAAGGGGCCGCTGCTGCCCTGCCAGCTACCCGCCGTACCATACATGCCTTGCCAACTGGCAATGGCCAGCCCCAGGCCAATGGCGGCCAGCAGCGCAAAGCGTGGAAACAGCTTGCGGCCGATGAAGAACAGCACCGTCATCGGCACCACCAGCAGCGCCTGCTGGCTGGCCTCCCCGGCCACGTCGGCAACAAAGTGGAACAGGATGCCACCCAGCATGGCGGCAGCCAGCGAGGCCGGGAAAATCTTCATCAGCTTGTCGAAGGCACCGCTCACCCCCACCAAGGTGACAATGACGGCAGCGGCCAGAAACGCTCCCACTGCCTCGCCATACGGCACGCCGGGCAGCGCGGCCAGCAGCAGCGCCGCACCGGGCGTGCTCCAGGCGGTAATCACCGGCACGCGCCAGCGCAGCGTCAGCCAGATACCGGCCACACCGGAGGCAATGGACACCGCCCACACCCAGGAGCCAAGCTGGGCGGCACTCAGCCCGGCAGACTGGGCGGCATGCACAATGATAAGAAAGGGGCCGGAATAACCCACCAGCAGTGCCAGCACTGCGGCAAGCCCGGCCGAAGGCGAGAAATGGGACCAGCTGAACGGCACACGATCAGCATGCGTCTGGCTGGCAGCGGACTCTCGCGGGGAAAGCGTGGACATGGATGAACTCCAGATGGCATCAATGCACACAGGGTAAACAATGCCGGCCGGTCTGCCTTCCCACACGGCGGGCAAACAGCGTAGACTGGGCTGAATCTGTTATATACAACAGCGATGACCGATACTCCGCTCTACCTGCATATCGCCCGCCAACTGCAAGCGCGGCTGGACAGTGGCGAATGGCCGCCGGGCAGCCGCCTGCCCGCCGTGCGTCAACTGGCGGCCGAACACGGCGTCAACACGCTGACGGCACTGGCGGCCTATCGCTATCTGGAAGAACAACAGCGCGTGGTGGCACGTCCGCGCAGCGGTTTCTTTGCGGCCTTGCCGCGTCATGTGGCGGAACATCGCCATGCCACCCTGCCCGGCCCCACCGCCGCCGCACTGGTGGACGTGGACAGCCGCATGAGCAATCTGATCCGCCTGTCGGCGTCCTCCACCCGTCAGCAATTGCATATGGCCGAGGCGCACCACAGCCTGTATCCGGCACAGGAATTGTCCCGGCGCATGCAAATGCGGCTGGCCCGCCAGCCGGAGCTGATTGGCGCTTACCTGCCCACCGCCGACCAGCAACAGCTATACCAGCAAATACGCCGACTGGCCGCTGGCTGGCAACTGGATATTCCGGCCGAGCACATCCTGTTCACCCAGGGCATCACCGAGGCCATCAGCCTGTCGCTGCGCCACCTCACCCGTCCGGGCGATGTGGTGGCGGTGGAAACCCCGGTGTACTTCGGCCTGCTGCAAACCCTGCAGACACTGGGCCTGAAGGCGCTGGAGATTCCCTGCACGCCGGATGCCGGGCTGTCGCTGGAGGCGCTGGAATTTGCCCTGCGCCACGGCGCGCCGGTGAAATGCCTGGTGACAGTGACCAACTTCCAGAACCCCACCGGCGCGCTGATGCCGGACGACAACAAAAAGCGCCTGCTGCAACTGGC contains the following coding sequences:
- a CDS encoding CBS domain-containing protein; the encoded protein is METTFQALPSMAMPKHTDLVHLDQRPQRPINLKSPALEVMTDLRIIDPVSIGEDEILRHAHNLMISRGIRLLFVQDDESRLVGLITASDILGERPVQCMLEHGKRHSEVLVRDVMTPRSELEMLSLADVQHATVGHMVATLKQQGRQHALVAELDLNTGHYQLCGMFSSSHMARRLGMPLNFMRVPQALSEIQHALLHEG
- a CDS encoding PLP-dependent aminotransferase family protein, which produces MTDTPLYLHIARQLQARLDSGEWPPGSRLPAVRQLAAEHGVNTLTALAAYRYLEEQQRVVARPRSGFFAALPRHVAEHRHATLPGPTAAALVDVDSRMSNLIRLSASSTRQQLHMAEAHHSLYPAQELSRRMQMRLARQPELIGAYLPTADQQQLYQQIRRLAAGWQLDIPAEHILFTQGITEAISLSLRHLTRPGDVVAVETPVYFGLLQTLQTLGLKALEIPCTPDAGLSLEALEFALRHGAPVKCLVTVTNFQNPTGALMPDDNKKRLLQLARRHGLTIIEDDVFGELYFGNQHPAPLKAWDRDGDVIYCSSFTKSFAPAFRLGWLSGGRHHAALERLRESSSLVSPAILLAVLSEMLASGDYARISQRIRQQLKQQMEQLSDAVLDAFPRGTRVRRPQGGMLLWVEGPEGLDSQALLEAALSRSISFAPGLVFSAEPRFGHCLRINCGQPWSTQLAEDIHLLGWLAAEQLAGRQ
- a CDS encoding fimbrial protein, encoding MKHSICRSVGIVLLRNTNYLFILITMSIFIAQTAYATCTGGEVIIRIPDLNFNVNNIPLKGKIGSEIITPEQSLGSCKATGTENPGLAYRTVADQGISSSVIMGKNIYTTSVPGIGYTIGLEPTNFCLGNGIYWVPFVTCKIPVSGKNTMSFNAKLHFQLYRIGTISNATNITIFRNNFGLREYNEWDTTMTLVLTYQSSYPFNMTVNTCSLQSASISNINLPKIYSNALPSINSRAGSTPFSLTINCPNNTNLNITFTDNNKIGQTTNVLTPDATSIAEGVGIQLQYNGKIISFGPDSAEPGATGQIMLNSNLAGTQTFPFTASYIRTGALKAGSLKSTATFTLSYQ
- a CDS encoding DMT family transporter, producing the protein MSAASTPLNPFLSRTAASARWLPMLLFAALVTLWAYNYVVMKQTLQATTPITHLILRTTLGSLTLFGVLLARGRAIRLQRLAQAAQVGLSTTCLYSLSITLALVAGAAGRTSVLVFTMPFWVALLSRWLLAEPFGRRSRQALLAGFGGLMLIVAPWQWRGGVLPMLLAVLAGFFWALGSVLSKRATRCGQLDSLNFSAWQALIGLLPILALWPWADFAHIHWSGAFVLGLLYAGVLSSAVGWLVWLWLLKRLPASTLSFNALVIPLLAVAMAALQLGEWPLARELAGMLLVGVGIVLIARR
- a CDS encoding Lrp/AsnC family transcriptional regulator, yielding MANEMVLDSYDRKLLALLQDDARRTHDELAEAVSLSPTAVTRRLKRLRSEGIIRREVALVDPAVLGRPLRLVVNVILERERIALVDAFKQAIRAAPEVVECYHVTGRPDFVLVVLVRDMGDYERFCREHIMSNDNVREFESLVVMETTKYSTAIPQDMAGDGG
- a CDS encoding aminopeptidase P family protein, with translation MFSAATYQQRRSALQQSMPDSLLLFVGNVDSPMNYHDNIFPFVQDSSFRYFFGQNQPGMAALIDTAAGTTTLFGSEPEVADIVWTGPQPTLAERAATAGISHSQPYAALEQAVAAARAAGRTVHYLAPYRGETKLELGRLLAVHPAEVAAGFSPALTRAVVALREIKSAEEVAQMEAALAVTGAMHVAAMQASRPGVVEHQVVGIMEGIMRRHDWQLAYPSIFSRRGEVLHNHAHDNVLQKGDLVLNDTGCSSGGGYASDITRTFPVGGRFNQQQRELYNIVLDMQLQAIAAIKPGVRYLDVHKLAAAVMVEGMRALGFFHGPVEEIVESGAYAIAFPHGLGHQIGMDVHDMEGLGEELVGYDDSVQRSPLFGLAYLRLGKALKAGMVLTVEPGIYFIPALIAAWQAEGRHSQYINYARFADMSGFGGIRIEDNVLVTETGSRVLGEPIPKTVEELEAIMQM
- a CDS encoding benzoate/H(+) symporter BenE family transporter → MSTLSPRESAASQTHADRVPFSWSHFSPSAGLAAVLALLVGYSGPFLIIVHAAQSAGLSAAQLGSWVWAVSIASGVAGIWLTLRWRVPVITAWSTPGAALLLAALPGVPYGEAVGAFLAAAVIVTLVGVSGAFDKLMKIFPASLAAAMLGGILFHFVADVAGEASQQALLVVPMTVLFFIGRKLFPRFALLAAIGLGLAIASWQGMYGTAGSWQGSSGPLFTMPQWSWTAFVNLALPLALLALTSQFLPGMAVLSASGYHIPARSPVTVLGLASVITAPLGGHGVTLAAIIAAICTGPEAHPDPQRRYMAGLVCGALYIVLGIAGGALAGLVLLLPKALVVTAAGLALFGTLASSLTAALMDEGHREAALLTFVVAASGVTIAGLGSPLWAVLAGGSVSWLLKARPKSTPASKPVMQGKN
- a CDS encoding fimbrial protein; protein product: MNITYLVKTCSISILIRPFKLAVVFHALVKKKIYSTHLIILLTFLYAAPAFASCSPSMNIKTSIPNIALNLNSIPVNGQIGSEFTSDTNIAVSCNASDAVRRFNLWTAPNTAVTSVNGINIYKTNNPGIGFAFGFEPTNFCTSVGTVWMTGSFSNLAKPVCDDSLYLNKDYNYMGRFHYILYKISPTITNGPTSLPRPNYGLFTEYTNATNGQGGYFMSSPSSPSFSVTASTCKLLSSSIRDIKLPTISITSLPSRGSRAGNTNFNIIVNCPSLTNLNITFTDNNNRNNTGTMLTPTLSSIAQGVRIQLQYNGNIIKFGPDSAEPGTTGQIVLNSNLAGTQTFPFTASYIRTGASLKPGSLTSAATFTLSYQ